The DNA region CCAACTCCTCTTCCATGCGCGCCGTGAACTGCAGGTCCACCACGGTGGGGAAGGCGTCCTCCAGCAGCTGGTCCACCATGCGGCCGATCTGCTGTGGGCGAAGCGTCCCGCCCTCTTTCTTGATGTACTCGCGGTCATAGAGCGTCGAGATCGTGGGCGCGTAGGTGCTGGGCCGGCCGATGCCGTTCTCCTCCATCGCCTTGATGAGGGAGGCCTCCGAATAGCGCGGCGGCGGCTGGGTGAACTTCTGCTGGGGGTCCAGCTTCAAAAGCTCCAGCCCTTCGCCCTGGGCCATGGCAGGCAGCGCGCCATCATCCTCGGCGCCGTTGGCGTCCTTGCCTTCCTGGTAAAGCGCCAGGAAGCCCTTGAACTTCTCCACCTCGCCCTTGGCTTCGAAGATATACGTCCTGCCTGAGGGGCACTGGGCCTCGACCTGCACCGTCGTCGCGTCAAAGATGGCGTCGGCCATCTGACTGGCGACCATGCGCTTCCAGATAAGGTCGTAGAGCATCAACTGGTCGCTGTGAAGGTCATGCTTGATGGCGGACGGCTCGCGGTAGATAACGGTGGGACGGATAGCCTCGTGGGCCTCCTGCGCGCCCTTGGCCTTCGCAACGTAGGTGCGCGGGCTCTCCGGCACGAAGTCCGCGCCGTACTTCTTCCCGATGAAGTCGCGGGTCTCCGTAAGGGCGCTTGCGCTGACCACGGGCGAGTCCGTGCGCATGTAAGTGATGAGACCGACGACGCCCTCACTTCCGATGGAGAGGCCTTCATAGAGTTGCTGGGCGACGGCCATGGTAGCGCGGGCCGAAAAGCGGATCTTGCGGAAGGCGTCCTGCTGCATGGTGCTGGTGGTAAAGGGCGCAGGCGGGCGGCGCTTGGACTCGCGCTGGTTCACGTCCGCCACCACGTAGGCAGCGCCGTCCAGGTCGGCCTTGATGGCGTCCGCCTCGGCCTGATTGCGGACCTCCAGCTTGCCGTCCTGGCCCTTGACCGACTTGAGCAGGGCTTGGAAGACGATGACCTTTTCGTCCGGGCTCGCCGAACGCTTGCTCATCTCAAGGACGAAGCGCCAGTACTCCTGGGGAATGAACTTCTCGATCTCGCGCTCGCGGTCCACGAGCATGCGGAGCGCCGCTGACTGCACGCGCCCTGCGGAGAGGCCGCCGCGGAGCTTACTCCACAGGAGCGGACTCAGCTTATAGCCGACCAGACGATCCAGGATACGGCGCGTCTGTTGGGCATCCACCAGGTGACCGTCTATCTTTCGCGGGTGGGAGAATGCCTCTTTGATCGCAGGCTCAGTAATCTCGTGGAAGACGACACGACTGACGGGCTTGTCCTTCACATCAATTGCTTCAAGGAGGTGCCAAGCGATGGCCTCTCCTTCGCGGTCAGGGTCTGTTGCCAGGAAGAGCTCACTGGAGTCTTCCGCCGCCTGCGCCAAGTCCTTGATGAGGGCCTTCTTTTCCTTGGGGACCACATAGACCGGGGCGAAGCCCTGCTCCGGGTCCACGCCGATCTTGGAGCTGGGCAGATCGCGCACGTGCCCCATGGAAGCCTTCACCTCAAAGTCCGAGCCCAGGTAACGGCCGATCGTCTTCGCCTTGGCGGGCGATTCAACGATTACCAGCTTCTTGCCGCTCCCGGGGGAACTCCGGGCGGCCTTCTTGGGCGCCTTCTCCGCCTTTTCGGCGGCGGGCAACTTGGTCTTAGGACTTGCGCGCTTCGTGGGCATATTTCCACGTTACGATACTTGGCTAGGCCC from Chloroflexota bacterium includes:
- the topA gene encoding type I DNA topoisomerase yields the protein MPTKRASPKTKLPAAEKAEKAPKKAARSSPGSGKKLVIVESPAKAKTIGRYLGSDFEVKASMGHVRDLPSSKIGVDPEQGFAPVYVVPKEKKALIKDLAQAAEDSSELFLATDPDREGEAIAWHLLEAIDVKDKPVSRVVFHEITEPAIKEAFSHPRKIDGHLVDAQQTRRILDRLVGYKLSPLLWSKLRGGLSAGRVQSAALRMLVDREREIEKFIPQEYWRFVLEMSKRSASPDEKVIVFQALLKSVKGQDGKLEVRNQAEADAIKADLDGAAYVVADVNQRESKRRPPAPFTTSTMQQDAFRKIRFSARATMAVAQQLYEGLSIGSEGVVGLITYMRTDSPVVSASALTETRDFIGKKYGADFVPESPRTYVAKAKGAQEAHEAIRPTVIYREPSAIKHDLHSDQLMLYDLIWKRMVASQMADAIFDATTVQVEAQCPSGRTYIFEAKGEVEKFKGFLALYQEGKDANGAEDDGALPAMAQGEGLELLKLDPQQKFTQPPPRYSEASLIKAMEENGIGRPSTYAPTISTLYDREYIKKEGGTLRPQQIGRMVDQLLEDAFPTVVDLQFTARMEEELDEIADGEKEWVPVLREFYDPFNKSLEIAKETLRKRHEMSDEKCDLCGSQMVIKSGRFGRFLACIRYPECKGTKPFQIKTGVKCPLCTTGDILEKKSRKGKRFYGCSNYFNKEIKCTFAMNLKPMAEPCPNCGSLLGEWGKGARCTKCDYKGKRPTAAAPTAPPAEGQAPPPIEEDLEEGAEMDREGMEEPVTAPA